A region of Toxorhynchites rutilus septentrionalis strain SRP chromosome 1, ASM2978413v1, whole genome shotgun sequence DNA encodes the following proteins:
- the LOC129762590 gene encoding 26S proteasome regulatory subunit 10B, which produces MSVVAEPTREKALQDYRKKLLEHKEVESRLKELRESLKELTKQFDKSENDLKALQSVGQIVGEVLKQLTEDKFIVKATNGPRYVVGCRRQLDKTKLKSGTRVALDMTTLTIMRYLPREVDPLVYNMSHEDPGEVTYSAIGGLSEQIRELREVIELPLLNPELFLRVGITPPKGCLLYGPPGTGKTLLARAVASQLDANFLKVVSSAIVDKYIGESARLIREMFNYARDHQPCIIFMDEIDAIGGRRFSEGTSADREIQRTLMELLNQMDGFDSLGQVKMIMATNRPDTLDPALLRPGRLDRKIEIPLPNEQARLEILKIHAGPIAKHGDIDYEAVVKLSDNFNGADLRNVCTEAGLFAIRAEREYVIQEDFMKAVRKVADNKRLESKLDYKPI; this is translated from the exons ATGTCCGTCGTAGCTGAACCAACTCGTGAAAAAGCATTGCAAGATTATAGGAAAAAGCTATTGGAACATAAAGAAGTAGAATCTCGTTTGAAGGAAC TTCGAGAATCATTGAAGGAACTTACGAAGCAATTTGATAAATCGGAAAATGACCTAAAAGCATTGCAAAGCGTTGGCCAAATTGTTGGCGAGGTTCTGAAACAATTAACCGAGGACAAATTCATTGTTAAAGCAACGAATGGACCGCGCTATGTCGTTGGATGTCGACGACAATTGGACAAAACTAAACTGAAATCGGGAACTCGAGTAGCGTTAGATATGACAACGTTGACAATCATGAGATATTTGCCTCGGGAAGTTGATCCGTTGGTATATAATATGTCCCACGAAGATCCCGGTGAAGTAACATATTCCGCTATTGGCGGACTTTCTGAACAAATTCGGGAGTTAAGAGAAGTAATAGAGCTTCCATTGCTGAACCCGGAATTATTCCTTCGCGTAGGGATTACACCCCCTAAAGGTTGTTTACTGTATGGACCTCCAGGTACAGGGAAAACCCTTCTCGCTCGTGCCGTTGCTTCGCAGTTGGATGCCAATTTTTTGAAAGTCGTTTCTTCTGCTATCGTTGATAAGTACATTGGAGAGTCAGCTCGTTTGATTcgtgaaatgttcaattacgCCCGTGACCACCAGCCTTGTATTATATTTATGGATGAAATTGATGCTATCGGCGGAAGACGTTTTTCCGAGGGCACTTCGGCCGATCGTGAAATTCAACGTACTCTGATGGAACTACTAAACCAGATGGATGGATTCGATTCTCTGGGTCAAGTGAAAATGATTATGGCAACTAACAGACCGGATACACTTGACCCTGCTCTTCTGCGTCCTGGACGTTTGGACAGGAAGATTGAAATACCCCTACCGAACGAACAAGCGAG GTTGGAGATTTTGAAAATACACGCTGGTCCAATCGCCAAGCATGGAGATATTGATTATGAAGCTGTAGTGAAGCTTTCGGACAATTTCAACGGTGCTGATTTGCGTAATGTGTGCACGGAAGCCGGCCTTTTTGCAATTCGTGCCGAACGTGAGTATGTCATTCAAGAGGATTTCATGAAAGCGGTTCGAAAAGTAGCAGATAACAAAAGACTGGAAAGTAAGTTGGATTATAAGCCAATCTAA
- the LOC129762591 gene encoding tRNA (guanine-N(7)-)-methyltransferase non-catalytic subunit wuho encodes MSFLKSFGKSVIIAFNQNIFFYHEEKSWSHRISLEVPIEKGRPRKYFDADSDSENEDVQNKNSNCNVNNAHVVGMDVHDAKSLLAIATSDKSLYLYAIVDIDGCGGQLKLLSRRLVSRTSSCLKFSADGNFLLVCDKGGDCYKYDCEKSKNPGLWLFGHMSQILDILINSDDSLIVTCDRDEKIRITNYPDCHNIETFCLGHSEFVSHIEFLKDDEDLLLLSLSGDKTMRLWNVEDGKEQAKKECDQAGNKLAVKDLGDGQSLIAMLCYPPTTISVYVLTEGLSKWDFLKGINAKSNHIYSSLTFDSASNLLALTIDEKSELVSINVFQFNRENFSFRENDTSSQKISEMISNCKLSYTDSVSFLFKKKFDNIKNYHERKRKRLEVKS; translated from the exons ATGTCATTCCTAAAATCCTTCGGGAAATCCGTAATAATTGCTTttaatcaaaacatttttttttaccatgaagAAAAATCTTGGTCTCATCGAATTAGTTTGGAAGTTCCAATAGAAAAAGGTCGTCCACGGAAGTATTTTGATGCCGATAGTGACAGTGAAAACGAGGATGTTCAGAACAAAAATAGTAACTGCAATGTCAATAATGCACATGTTGTTGGTATGGATGTTCACGATGCTAAATCATTGCTGGCAATAGCGACGAGTGACAAATCACTCTACCTTTATGCAATTGTTGATATCGATGGATGTGGTGGGCAATTGAAATTGTTATCGAGACGCTTAGTTTCTAGAACATCAAGTTGTTTGAAATTTTCGGCGGATGGAAATTTTCTTCTCGTGTGTGATAAAGGAGGAGACTGCTATAAATATGATTGTGAGAAAAGTAAAAACCCTGGACTGTGGCTTTTTGGACACATGAGTCAAATATTGGATATACTCATAAATTCCGATGACAG TTTAATCGTTACTTGCGATCGGGATGAGAAAATTCGTATAACCAACTATCCAGATTGCCATAATATCGAAACTTTTTGTTTAGgtcatagcgaattcgtttcccatattgaatttttgaaagacgATGAAGATTTGCTCCTGTTATCGCTGTCCGGAGATAAAACCATGCGACTATGGAACGTTGAGGACGGAAAAGAGCAGGCCAAGAAAGAATGTGATCAAGCAGGAAACAAGTTAGCAGTAAAAGATCTTGGCGATGGACAGAGTCTGATTGCAATGCTTTGTTatccacctacaacaatttcaGTATATGTGCTAACTGAAGGTCTCTCCAAATGGGATTTTCTCAAAGGCATCAACGCGAAATCGAACCATATTTATTCTTCACTTACGTTCGACAGTGCATCGAATTTGTTAGCTCTGACAATAGACGAAAAATCCGAACTTGTTTCGATAAATGTATTTCAATTCAACCGAGAAAACTTTTCGTTCCGGGAAAACGATACAAGTTCACAGAAAATTTCTGAAATGATCAGCAATTGCAAACTGTCTTACACAGATTCTGTTTCGTTTCTATTCAAGAAAAAGTTTgacaatataaaaaactatcaTGAACGTAAACGAAAACGTTTAGAAGTTAAAAGTTAA